The following coding sequences lie in one Sphingobium sp. KCTC 72723 genomic window:
- the dnaK gene encoding molecular chaperone DnaK — MAKVIGIDLGTTNSCIAVMDGGKPKVIENAEGARTTPSIVAFAKDGERLIGQPAKRQAVTNGDNTIFAVKRLIGRRFDDPMTKKDMELVPYDIAKGPNGDAWVKAGGEDYSPSQISAFILQKMKETAESYLGETVTQAVITVPAYFNDAQRQATKDAGQIAGLEVLRIINEPTAAALAYGLDKQDGKTIAVYDLGGGTFDISILEIGDGVFEVKSTNGDTFLGGEDFDAKVVQFLADDFKKTESIDLTKDKLALQRLKEAAEKAKIELSSAQSTEVNLPFITADQNGPKHLVKTITRADLERLVADLIKRTMEPCKKAMADAGVSASEISEVVLVGGMTRMPKVREAVKEFFGKEPHTGVNPDEVVAMGAAIQAGVLQGDVKDVLLLDVTPLSLGIETLGGVFTRMIDRNTTIPAKKSQMYSTADDNQQAVTIRVFQGEREMAADNKILGQFDLLGIPPAPRGVPQIEVTFDIDANGLVNVSAKDKGTGKEQQIRIQASGGLSDSDIDQMVKDAERFAEDDKKRRESAEAKNNAESLVHTTEAQLAEHGDKVDAALKGEIETAIAATKSAIEGGDAEAMKAKAAELATVAMKLGQAIYEKEQASAAAPGGEAPKADDDVVDAEFSEVDDNKA; from the coding sequence ATGGCAAAAGTAATTGGTATCGACCTTGGCACCACCAACAGCTGCATCGCCGTGATGGACGGCGGTAAGCCCAAGGTTATCGAAAATGCAGAAGGTGCGCGCACCACGCCGTCGATCGTCGCCTTCGCCAAGGATGGCGAGCGTCTGATCGGTCAGCCGGCCAAGCGTCAGGCCGTCACCAACGGCGACAACACGATCTTTGCGGTCAAGCGCTTGATCGGCCGCCGCTTCGACGATCCCATGACCAAGAAGGACATGGAACTCGTACCGTATGACATTGCAAAGGGTCCGAACGGCGACGCATGGGTCAAGGCCGGTGGCGAAGATTACAGCCCGTCGCAGATCAGCGCCTTCATCCTGCAAAAGATGAAGGAAACCGCCGAATCCTATCTGGGTGAAACGGTTACGCAGGCAGTCATCACCGTTCCTGCCTATTTCAACGACGCCCAGCGCCAGGCGACCAAGGACGCCGGCCAGATCGCCGGTCTTGAAGTGCTGCGCATCATCAATGAACCGACGGCGGCGGCGCTGGCCTATGGCCTGGACAAGCAGGACGGCAAGACGATTGCGGTCTATGACCTTGGCGGCGGCACGTTCGACATCTCGATTCTCGAAATCGGCGATGGCGTGTTCGAAGTGAAGTCGACCAACGGCGACACTTTCCTTGGCGGCGAAGATTTCGATGCCAAGGTCGTGCAATTCCTGGCCGACGACTTCAAAAAGACCGAAAGCATCGACCTGACCAAGGACAAGCTTGCCCTCCAGCGTCTGAAGGAAGCCGCTGAAAAGGCGAAGATCGAGCTGTCCTCGGCCCAGTCGACCGAAGTCAATCTGCCCTTCATCACTGCCGACCAGAACGGTCCCAAGCATCTGGTCAAGACGATCACCCGCGCCGATCTGGAGCGTCTGGTCGCTGACCTGATCAAGCGGACGATGGAACCGTGCAAGAAGGCAATGGCCGACGCTGGCGTTTCGGCGAGCGAGATCAGCGAAGTCGTTCTGGTCGGCGGCATGACCCGTATGCCTAAGGTGCGCGAAGCCGTGAAGGAATTCTTCGGCAAGGAACCGCACACCGGCGTCAACCCTGACGAAGTGGTCGCTATGGGCGCCGCCATTCAGGCAGGCGTGTTGCAGGGCGACGTCAAGGACGTGCTGCTGCTGGACGTGACCCCGCTGTCGCTGGGCATCGAAACGCTGGGCGGCGTGTTCACGCGCATGATCGACCGTAACACGACGATCCCTGCCAAGAAGTCGCAGATGTATTCGACGGCCGACGACAATCAGCAGGCCGTGACGATCCGCGTGTTTCAGGGCGAACGGGAAATGGCGGCGGACAACAAGATCCTGGGCCAGTTCGACCTGCTCGGCATTCCGCCCGCACCGCGCGGCGTGCCGCAGATCGAAGTCACGTTCGACATCGACGCCAACGGCCTGGTCAACGTGTCGGCCAAGGATAAGGGTACTGGCAAGGAACAGCAGATCCGCATCCAGGCGTCGGGTGGCCTGAGCGATTCGGACATCGACCAGATGGTCAAGGATGCCGAACGCTTTGCCGAAGACGACAAGAAGCGTCGCGAATCGGCCGAAGCCAAGAACAACGCAGAAAGCCTGGTCCACACGACCGAAGCACAGCTGGCCGAACATGGCGACAAGGTCGATGCAGCCCTGAAGGGTGAGATCGAAACCGCAATCGCGGCGACCAAGTCCGCCATCGAAGGCGGCGACGCCGAAGCGATGAAGGCCAAGGCGGCGGAACTGGCGACCGTAGCCATGAAGCTGGGTCAGGCGATCTACGAGAAGGAGCAGGCTTCGGCTGCGGCTCCGGGCGGTGAAGCGCCCAAGGCCGACGACGATGTCGTCGATGCCGAATTCTCCGAAGTGGACGACAACAAGGCGTAA
- a CDS encoding type II toxin-antitoxin system ParD family antitoxin: MSKSTSVALSDHFRAFAERKVAEGRFGSTSEVVRAGLRLLEMEEEKLESLRAALIAGEESGVLPDFDMRAWIDRRFPET; the protein is encoded by the coding sequence ATGAGCAAATCTACATCCGTCGCCCTGAGCGATCATTTTCGTGCCTTTGCCGAGCGCAAGGTAGCCGAGGGCCGGTTCGGATCGACCAGCGAGGTCGTGCGTGCGGGCCTGCGACTGCTGGAAATGGAAGAGGAAAAGCTGGAGAGCCTGCGAGCGGCGTTGATCGCAGGTGAAGAAAGTGGCGTGCTGCCCGATTTTGATATGCGCGCGTGGATTGATCGCCGGTTTCCAGAGACGTGA
- the dnaJ gene encoding molecular chaperone DnaJ — protein MTTEIDYYSLLEIERTADGAQVKSAYRKLAMKYHPDKTGGCTDSEAKFKAVSQAYECLKDPQKRAAYDRFGHAAYTQQEQGGGGPRPGAGGFSDLGDIFETIFGQSGFGGGGGGRQQQRRGADLRYDLEISLDEAYHGKQTEIQIEVSTACDTCEGSGAQPGTGAKTCGTCKGHGQVRAQQGFFVVERTCPSCHGAGQVIESPCRSCRGEGRVDKPKTLSVNIPAGVDEGTRIRLSGEGEAGARGAPAGDLYIFLHVKRHSLFERDGTTLFFRAPVSFTTAALGGTIEVPGLDGGRHEIKIPVGIQSGKQIRQRGAGMPVLNGRGQGDLVVQIDVETPTKLTSKQKELLEAFRETETGEECPQSTGFFSKIKDLWTD, from the coding sequence ATGACAACCGAAATCGACTATTATTCGCTGCTCGAAATCGAGCGCACCGCCGATGGTGCGCAGGTCAAGAGCGCCTATCGCAAGCTGGCGATGAAATATCACCCGGACAAGACCGGGGGATGCACCGACAGCGAAGCCAAGTTCAAGGCCGTGTCGCAGGCCTATGAGTGCCTGAAAGACCCGCAGAAGCGCGCGGCCTATGATCGCTTTGGCCATGCTGCCTACACGCAGCAGGAACAGGGCGGCGGCGGTCCGCGCCCCGGCGCGGGCGGCTTCTCCGACCTTGGCGACATATTCGAAACCATCTTCGGCCAGTCCGGCTTTGGCGGCGGTGGTGGCGGTCGCCAGCAGCAGCGCCGTGGTGCGGACCTGCGCTACGACCTCGAAATCAGCCTCGACGAAGCCTATCATGGCAAGCAGACCGAGATTCAGATCGAAGTGTCCACCGCCTGCGACACTTGCGAAGGGTCGGGCGCGCAGCCCGGCACCGGGGCCAAGACCTGCGGCACCTGCAAGGGCCATGGTCAGGTCCGGGCGCAGCAGGGCTTTTTCGTGGTCGAACGCACTTGCCCGTCCTGTCATGGCGCGGGCCAGGTTATCGAAAGCCCGTGCCGTTCCTGCCGGGGCGAAGGCCGGGTGGACAAGCCCAAGACGCTGTCGGTCAATATTCCCGCCGGCGTCGATGAAGGCACCCGCATCCGCCTGTCGGGTGAGGGCGAAGCGGGCGCGCGGGGCGCACCGGCTGGCGACCTCTACATCTTTCTGCATGTGAAGCGCCATTCGCTGTTCGAGCGGGACGGCACGACTCTGTTCTTCCGTGCGCCGGTCAGCTTCACCACGGCGGCGCTGGGCGGAACGATCGAAGTGCCGGGCCTTGATGGCGGACGGCATGAGATCAAAATTCCGGTCGGCATCCAGTCTGGCAAGCAGATTCGACAGCGCGGCGCAGGTATGCCGGTGCTGAACGGGCGTGGGCAGGGCGATCTCGTCGTCCAGATCGATGTGGAAACGCCGACGAAACTGACGTCCAAGCAAAAGGAATTGCTGGAAGCCTTCCGCGAAACCGAAACGGGCGAAGAATGTCCGCAATCGACAGGTTTTTTCAGTAAAATCAAAGACTTGTGGACAGATTGA
- a CDS encoding copper chaperone PCu(A)C — MRAPFALIALVAPLALPLALSACGDPAPSYVDQAWIRLSPNKETPSAGYFVVHGGDAGVQLRGVLTDYALKVEMHESVQEGGVMTMKPIDSVDVPPKSEVAFAPGGKHLMLWGVNDTAIGRGKMQMTFLMSNGDRLLVDAVIRKPEAAGASADGGAAEAKPGEHDGH, encoded by the coding sequence ATGCGCGCGCCCTTCGCCCTTATCGCCCTTGTGGCGCCGCTGGCCCTGCCCCTTGCGCTCAGCGCGTGCGGCGACCCGGCACCCAGCTATGTCGATCAGGCATGGATTCGCCTTTCCCCCAACAAGGAAACGCCGTCGGCCGGCTATTTCGTGGTGCATGGCGGCGACGCGGGGGTGCAGTTGCGCGGCGTGCTGACCGACTATGCGCTCAAGGTGGAAATGCATGAAAGCGTGCAGGAAGGCGGCGTCATGACGATGAAGCCGATCGACAGCGTGGACGTGCCACCCAAAAGCGAGGTCGCTTTCGCGCCGGGCGGCAAGCATCTGATGCTGTGGGGCGTCAATGACACCGCGATCGGGCGGGGCAAGATGCAGATGACGTTTTTGATGAGCAATGGCGACCGATTGCTGGTGGACGCCGTGATCCGCAAGCCCGAAGCAGCAGGCGCGAGCGCGGATGGGGGCGCGGCGGAGGCCAAGCCGGGCGAGCATGACGGCCATTGA
- a CDS encoding vgr related protein translates to MSSRCLTSDEVALAWAMFGAAIDYGRVRVHEAKWWPLQPRGVTMAPDGDLWFHPKGGLFCADFCESPLHIQGHFIHEMTHVWQAQRSGKWWLPLMRHPFCRYGYDVVPGRPFECYGIEQQAEIVRHAFLLRQGVAVAGKPGLDVYDGLLPFG, encoded by the coding sequence TTGAGCAGCCGGTGCCTCACGTCCGATGAAGTCGCCCTGGCGTGGGCTATGTTCGGGGCCGCGATCGATTATGGACGGGTGCGGGTGCATGAAGCCAAATGGTGGCCGTTACAGCCGCGCGGCGTGACGATGGCCCCCGATGGCGACCTGTGGTTTCATCCCAAAGGCGGCTTGTTCTGCGCGGATTTTTGCGAAAGCCCGCTGCATATTCAGGGGCATTTCATCCATGAGATGACGCATGTGTGGCAGGCGCAGCGGTCGGGCAAATGGTGGTTGCCGCTTATGCGCCATCCCTTTTGCCGCTATGGCTATGATGTCGTGCCGGGGCGGCCGTTCGAGTGCTATGGCATCGAGCAGCAGGCCGAGATCGTGCGCCATGCCTTTCTGTTGCGGCAGGGGGTTGCAGTGGCGGGGAAGCCAGGGCTGGACGTGTATGACGGGCTGTTGCCCTTTGGTTGA
- a CDS encoding type II toxin-antitoxin system RelE/ParE family toxin yields MRIAVSFAVAAEHDLTESSTYTQAEWSASQAKAYLVAIADAIDLIAAFPGIGSPINDVRSRYRKFRVERHNIYYRHGGTGIEIVRILHQRADHPPKLQ; encoded by the coding sequence GTGAGAATTGCCGTCAGTTTTGCAGTTGCTGCCGAACATGATCTGACGGAAAGCTCGACTTATACGCAAGCGGAGTGGAGCGCGTCGCAAGCCAAGGCCTATCTGGTTGCGATTGCCGATGCGATTGACCTGATCGCTGCTTTTCCCGGCATTGGCAGCCCAATCAACGATGTTCGCAGCAGATACCGCAAATTCCGCGTTGAACGGCACAATATTTATTATCGTCATGGCGGGACGGGCATCGAAATAGTCCGCATCCTGCATCAACGCGCGGATCATCCACCAAAATTGCAATAA